One window of Streptococcus troglodytae genomic DNA carries:
- the purN gene encoding phosphoribosylglycinamide formyltransferase yields the protein MIKKIAVFASGNGSNFQVIAEQFPVELVFADHRDAYVLERAKNLGIKSYTFELKEFDNKTVYEQAIIDLLEKHAIDLVCLAGYMKIVGPTLLAAYQGRIINIHPAYLPEFPGAHGIEDAWNAGVDQSGVTIHWVDSGVDTGKVIKQVRVPRLPDDTIESFEARIHEQEYQLYPQVLDSLGVGRK from the coding sequence ATGATCAAAAAAATTGCTGTTTTCGCTTCCGGTAATGGGTCAAATTTTCAGGTCATCGCCGAGCAATTCCCAGTGGAACTTGTTTTTGCTGACCATCGTGATGCCTATGTCTTGGAGCGTGCTAAAAATCTCGGTATCAAAAGTTACACCTTTGAACTTAAGGAATTTGACAACAAAACTGTTTATGAGCAGGCTATCATTGACCTTTTGGAAAAACATGCTATTGACCTTGTTTGCCTAGCTGGTTACATGAAAATCGTTGGCCCAACCTTGCTGGCTGCCTACCAAGGTCGCATTATCAATATCCACCCAGCTTACTTGCCTGAGTTTCCAGGTGCCCATGGTATTGAGGACGCTTGGAACGCTGGTGTTGATCAATCTGGTGTGACCATTCACTGGGTAGACAGCGGTGTTGACACAGGAAAAGTCATTAAACAAGTGCGCGTGCCACGCCTGCCAGATGACACCATTGAAAGCTTTGAAGCTAGAATCCATGAACAGGAATACCAACTCTATCCCCAAGTGCTGGATAGCTTGGGAGTGGGGAGGAAGTAA